The following proteins come from a genomic window of Zonotrichia leucophrys gambelii isolate GWCS_2022_RI chromosome 4, RI_Zleu_2.0, whole genome shotgun sequence:
- the LOC135447398 gene encoding acrosin-like, with the protein MRLLIGVTQLTEPGPEAQVRLIKRLLIHNEYDPADQSNDIALLEMSEPVQCNSHIQLVCVPKATLNVAQLDTCYVAGWGATTARSQQSSDILQEAKVHLINVQICNSSEWYQGDVHTHNLCAGYPEGGIDTCQGDSGGPLMCKDKDADFFWVVGITSWGRGCARAKRPGIYTSVRHFYDWIVLQMEMVPQSWNPYPTASPPWTHPTNAPWPTQKPWTRPPTTQMPWTRPPTTQMPWTRPPTTQLPWTRPPTTQMPWTRPPTTYNPWPTTLPTPKPWPTTLPTSKPWPTAPPAPNPWPTTLPTPKPWPTTMPTPKPSSLPTPVEENNNCPYPLKKLIEFFTEIQKLLKNLQGIPV; encoded by the exons ATGCGCCTGCTGATCGGCGTCACCCAGCTGACAGAGCCGGGCCCTGAGGCCCAGGTGCGCCTGATTAAGCGGCTGCTGATTCACAACGAATACGATCCTGCTGACCAGAGCAACGACATTGCACTGCTGGAAATGAGCGAGCCTGTCCAGTGCAACTCCCACATCCAGCTGGTGTGTGTGCCCAAAGCCACGCTGAACGTGGCACAGCTGGATACCTGCTATGTCGCTGGCTGGGGTGCTACCACTGCAAGAT CTCAACAATCCAGCGATATCCTGCAGGAGGCCAAGGTCCACCTTATCAATGTCCAGATCTGCAATAGCAGTGAGTGGTACCAGGGGGACGTCCATACCCACAACTTGTGTGCTGGCTACCCGGAGGGTGGCATCGACACCTGCCAG GGTGACAGTGGGGGTCCACTCATGTGCAAAGACAAGGACGCTGACTTCTTCTGGGTTGTCGGAATAAccagctggggcagaggctgcGCCAGGGCGAAACGGCCTGGAATATACACTTCTGTTCGGCACTTCTATGACTGGATTGTGCTCCAGATGGAAATGGTCCCACAGTCATGGAATCCTTATCCAACCGCCTCACCACCCTGGACTCATCCTACAAATGCCCCATGGCCCACTCAGAAGCCATGGACGAGACCACCTACCACTCAGATGCCATGGACAAGACCACCTACCACTCAGATGCCATGGACGAGACCACCTACCACTCAGCTGCCATGGACGAGACCACCTACCACGCAGATGCCATGGACAAGACCACCTACCACTTATAACCCATGGCCAACAACACTGCCCACTCCAAAGCCATGGCCAACAACACTGCCCACTTCAAAGCCATGGCCAACAGCACCACCTGCTCCGAATCCATGGCCAACAACACTGCCCACTCCAAAGCCATGGCCAACAACCATGCCCACTCCAAAGCCAAGTTCGTTACCCACACCAGTGGAAGAGAATAATAACTGCCCATATCCACTCAAGAAGCTGATCGAATTCTTCACTGAGATACAGAAGCTCCTGAAGAACCTACAGGGGATTCCAGTTTGA